One window from the genome of Toxotes jaculatrix isolate fToxJac2 chromosome 17, fToxJac2.pri, whole genome shotgun sequence encodes:
- the coch gene encoding cochlin, with translation MKRLICSLLSSRSVSGTEMSLLSVLLPLTAIFFLTSSTFGSESSVPYPVTCATRGADLMEDRAVVLCPPDCSQWRVSVFGTGIYASISSVCGAAVHRGVLGLSGGPVRVHKLQGRHNYMSSYAHGIQSQALSQWTASFSLTKPVAVPLELTSETSTTALPAAALPAKKPVKKPSVKKAVPGGNKECQMDIAMVIDSSNNIGQRRFNLQKNFVAKLAAMLRVGPTGPHIGLIQASDSPRIEFLLTNYTQPKELLFAIKELAYLGGDTNTGKAIMHTAETFFIQENGGRRGHPRVMMVLIDGWPSDDLEQAAMLARESGINVFLVSVAKPAPEELAVVRDKDFMRKAVCKDNGFFSYFIPSWFSTTKHVRPLTQRLCSLDSLLCSKTCYNSVNIGFLIDGSSSVGEGNFQLVLDFLAGVARSFDISDMGAHIGAVQFTYEQRLEFGLSDHSSKEEAINALRRIPYMSGGTATGGAISYTTQRLFRRTGPGRNFLIVVTDGQSYDDVTGPALAAQKQGITIFSVGVAWAPLEDLKAMSSEPKENHTFFTREFTGLADFISPLVRGICRDFTENN, from the exons ATGAAGAGGTTAATCTGCAGTTTGCTGTCCA GTCGGTCTGTTTCAGGTACAGAaatgtctctgctgtctgtcctgctgCCTCTGACAG CCATTTTCTTCTTGACCTCTTCAACATTTGGCTCAGAATCCAGCG TGCCCTACCCAGTCACCTGTGCGACCCGTGGAGCCGACCTGATGGAGGACCGCGCGGTGGTGTTGTGTCCTCCAGACTGCAGCCAGTGGAGGGTGTCGGTGTTCGGGACGGGAATCTATGCCTCCATCTCCTCCGTCTGTGGAGCCGCTGTACACAG GGGGGTGCTGGGTCTGTCCGGAGGCCCCGTCAGGGTTCACAAACTGCAGGGACGACACAACTACATGAGCTCCTACGCCCACGGGATCCAGTCACAGGCCCTGTCCCAGTGGACCGCCTCCTTCAGCCTCACCA AGCCTGTTGCTGTTCCATTAGAGTTGACCAGTGAGACCAGTACCACAGCTCTGCCTGCAGCTGCACTACCTG caaaAAAACCAGTGAAGAAGCCGTCAGTGAAGAAAGCTGTGCCAGGAGGGAACAAAG agtgtcaGATGGACATCGCCATGGTGATTGACAGCAGTAACAACATCGGGCAGCGAAGGTTCAACCTGCAGAAGAACTTTGTGGCCAAACTGGCGGCCATGTTGAGAGTCGGACCAACAGGACCACACATAGGACTGATACAGgccag tgattCTCCCAGGATAGAGTTCCTGCTGACCAACTACACTCAGCCTAAAGAGCTGCTGTTTGCCATCAAGGAGCTGGCCTACCTGGGAGGAGACACcaacacag GTAAAGCCATCATGCACACAGCGGAGACCTTCTTCATCCAGGAGAACGGGGGGAGGCGGGGGCACCCCCGGGTGATGATGGTGCTGATTGACGGGTGGCCGTCTGACGACCTGGAGCAGGCGGCCATGTTGGCCCGAGAGTCTGGCATCAACGTCTTCCTGGTGTCTGTGGCCAAACCGGCGCCTGAGGAGCTCGCCGTGGTGCGAGACAAGGACTTCATGAGGAAG GCGGTGTGTAAGGACAACGGCTTCTTCAGTTATTTCATCCCCAGCTGGTTCAGCACCACCAAACACGTCAGGCCTCTGACTCAGAGACTCTGCTCGCTGGACAGCCTGCTCTGCA gtaaAACCTGCTACAACTCAGTCAACATTGGTTTCCTCATCGACGGCTCGTCCAGCGTTGGTGAAGGAAACTTCCAGCTGGTCCTGGACTTCCTGGCGGGAGTTGCCAGGAGCTTCGACATCTCAGACATGGGAGCTCACATTG GTGCGGTGCAGTTCACCTACGAACAGCGGCTGGAGTTCGGCCTGTCCGACCACTCCAGCAAAGAGGAGGCCATCAACGCTCTGAGGAGGATCCCCTACATGAGCGGAGGAACGGCCACCGGAGGAGCCATCAGCTACACCACCCAGAGACTGTTCAG GCGGACGGGACCGGGCCGGAACTTTCTCATCGTGGTGACAGACGGTCAGTCGTATGATGACGTGACAGGCCCGGCGCTGGCTGCTCAGAAACAAG GCATCACCATCTTCTCCGTGGGCGTCGCCTGGGCCCCACTGGAAGACCTCAAAGCGATGTCATCAGAGCCAAAGGAAAACCACACCTTCTTCACCCGGGAGTTCACCGGCCTGGCCGACTTCATCTCTCCGCTGGTCCGAGGCATCTGTCGAGACTTCACAGAGAACAACTAA